The Oceanicaulis sp. nucleotide sequence TCGTCGTACCGGTGGGGATTGTGGGGATGCGGATGGGGATGGCCGCGGCGATGGTGCGGGCGGTGATAGCCCCAGTCGCAATCGTCGCAGGTCTCTGCGATGCGCAGGCGGATCTCGGCGAGCCGGCTGGACAGGGCGGTGAACTCGCGGCGGGCGTCACGCCAGTTGTCCGCCGAGTTCATGCACGCGCCCTCCTGATAGCCCTGGTTCTGCATGCACATCTGGTAGGACTGGCAGGACGAGGTCGCGAAGCGGTAGGCCGCGTCGAGATCGGACGAGAAGGCCTGCACCAGCTCGACCGTTTCGGTCTGCGGGCCGTAGGGCCGCTCGGTGACCTGTTCGCGGATCGTGGCGCGTTCGCGCTCGCGGCTGCCGTAGTCGGGGCCGTAATAGGTGTAGGCTCCGGCGTATCCGGCGCGCTCGATCTCGGTGCGCATCTCGTTGCGCGCCTCGGTCAGGGAGTCGATCGAGCAGATCGCCTGGGCGGTTTCCGCGCCCTGTTCGGTCGGGCGCGGCGGCGCGGGCGGGCCGTAATACGGGTCATGACGTCCGTAGCGGTCGTACGGATCGTGATACTCGGGATACTTCGCCGCACACCCTGCGATCAGGGCGGTGGCGATCAGAACGAGGCTTGCGCGTAAAAACATGTCGGGTCTCCGCAATCGGCGGGGAGGGAGGGGCTCACAGCGGCTCGCGGCGCGTGCCCCGTTCGGGTTCCAGGCAGGCGAGTTCGGTCGGCGAGAAGCGATCGACGTCGATCTGGCTGCGCCATTCGAGATAGAAGGCGCCGCTTCCCTCCGCCGCAGCTTCTTCAAGGCGGTTGGAGATGGCGATCCAGCGGCTTTCCGCGGTGGGATGGTCCCAGAATTCGCGGTGGTCGCGCCAGCGCATGGCCACCGGGTGACCCAGCGCCGCCGCGTCACGCAGATAGGCGTCCGCGCGCTCGGGGTTCTCGATCAGCCCGCACAGGCGGTAGCTGCCCAGAACCGCGCCGGTGCCGTAGACCAGAGCGAGATTGAAGTAGGCGTCCGCGTCGTCGCGGCGCGCGGCGGTCTCGAACCATTCGAGCGACAGGTCCGGATTGCGCGCCACGCCCAGGCCCGTCGCGTACATGATCCCCAGCGCGTTCTGCAGGTGCGGATCGCGCGCGGTCTGCGCGGCGTGACAGACCAGAAGCGTGGTCTGGCGCGGGCTCAGCGAGCCGGTCTCGTCATAGCCGAGCTCGCGCTGGAAGCCGCGCACCGCGTCACGCGTGGCCGGGCCGTAACGGCCGTCGACTTCCGCCGAGTAGTAGCCTAGCGCGGCCAGCGCGGCCTGGCGCAGTTTCAGGCTGATCACGTCGCCGAGTTCTTCAGGGCCGCGGCGGGAGATGCGCGACAGGCTCTCGCCGTCGGGCGAAGACTCGCACTGGACCATGTGCGCCTGCAGCCGGCGCTGGGCCATCAGCGCGGATTGCGCGCCGAAGGGCCGGCCCCAGTCGATGGAGTAGTTCCAGTACCGCATGGCCCGGCGCACCGAGCTGGCGTCGTAGCGCACGAAGCCGCGGTCGTAATCGAGATCGTCGATCGCCCGGGCGTCGTCGCCCTGCTGGGCGAAGGGCAGGTCGACCCAGTCGGTCCCGCGCTGCAGGTCGACAGTGGCGAGTTCGGCGTCGCCGCGCAGCAGCCAGTAGCGCGCGCCGTCATTATAGAGGCGGGCGGCCTGCTCGCGGGTCATGCAGCCTTCGCCGATGCCCCGGCCGCGAATGCAGATCGGGCGCGGCTCGCCTTCACGGATGGCGTAGCGCCAGGGCCCGCGCGGGAAGCGGTCGCCGCCGCGCCCCCAGCCGCCGAAGGCCGGCTCTCGGGTGGGCTCGGGCCGCCACCAGTCGTCACGACCGCCGTAAAGCGGATCGCGGTCGCCATAGCCGGGCCCGTAGCCGGGCGTCGGCGCGACGATGTCTTCTTCGGGCTGGAACAGGTCGAGATTGCAGCGCCGTGCGGCCTGCTCGAACACGCCCATCCGTTCGTCGTGGAAGCTCGTGCGGAGCCGGTCTGAATTGCTGTAAAAGCCCTGGCCGGCCATGTCGCGATAGCGCCGCCAGTCTTCCCGGTCGAGCGCTTCCTGGACCTGGTCGACATAGCAGCGGCAATCCAGCGAGGAATGCGAGTAGCGCGTGTCGTAAAGGCAGGCCTCGTAGACCTGCTCTCCGCGCTGCTCGATGAGGTCGCAACCGGCGAGCAGGACGGGCAGGCACAGCGCGGCGAGGCCGGCTTTGACACCGGCTGCAGCGTTGGAAACTTGTGTGACGCGGACCATGAAAGTCCCCCTCTCGTCTCGCTGGGGTTAACGCGGCTTAACCGGTCCGGTTCACCGAAATTCCGCCTCTTCGCCATGGAACCGGCGCCGAACCGCAGGGCTCCGCCTTCTCCGGAAGCGCCTGTTTGCAGGGCTGGAACAGGCCCGGACGCAGGCGGGTTGGAAGCGGTGACGCCGCAATGGAGACCGTCATGGCAGCAAGCTTCGAGACCGCCGAAACACCGATCGCGAAGAACACGCCTCAATCGCGCGGCGCGGCCATCGGGCTCGGGGTCGCGCTTCTGATCGTGGGGGTGCTGGCGATCATTTTTCCCGCCGTCGCGACCGTGACGCTGAGCCTGGTCATAGGCGCCGCGCTGGTGGTTTACGGCCTGGTGCAGATCATCGACGGCTTCCGCCGCCGCGGTTCGGGCGACGCCCTGCCGGAGGCGCTGTTCGGCGTGCTGGGCGTGTTCGCGGGCGTTCTGATCCTGGTCTCGCCGGGCGTGGGGGCGCTCTCGCTCACCGTCGTGCTGGCGGTCTATTTCGCGATCGATGCGATCACGCGGACCGGCTTCGCCTTTCGCGGCCGCTCGTCAGGCCGGAGGGGCTGGCTGATCGGTGGGGCGATCCTCAGCGCGCTGCTGGCGCTGATCATCCTTGCAGGCCTTCCCGGCAGCGCGGCCTTCGTAATCGGCCTGCTGTTCGGCGCGCACGCCCTGTTCGCCGGCGCGGTGCTCCTGGTCACCGGATTTTCGGGACGCGCGCGCTAGCGCCGCGCTCAGCCGCCGTTGATCTCGCGCCAGATCAGGATGATGATCGCGCCCTGAACGAACAGGCCGAGCGCGAACCCGCCTGCGCCGACTGCAGAGGCGGCGACATGGGCCATGACCCTGAGCGGGATCTTGCTGAGCGTGTCGAAGCGCTCGCGCGGCGTGGCGTAGCGGCTGCGAGCGACCTCGAACAGGTCCTCGAACCCGCCGCGGCTCAATGAGAAGAACACCCAGGCCCAGAGCGCCAGGAAGCCCCAGACGCAGATCCGCATCCAGGTGGCGAATTCCGGACCGGTGAAGATCCGGACCCAGAAGTCCTCGCCGGTGAAGTCCATGGCGCGCCTCGCTCTCGCGCGCTCAGCTCTCCGCCCAGCGCGCCATCGCCTCGATCCCCTCGATCACCCTCGGACAATGCCGTCTCAGGAAGGCTTCGTCGAGCGGCTGGGACTGGTGCAGGCCTGAAAGCGCGGCCTCGCCGTCGAAATCGACGAAGGCCAGTCGCAGCGACAATTCGTGCGGCGGCCGGCCGAAGGCCGAGCCGGGCAGGGTGGCCACGCCCGTCTCCTCCAGCAGGCGGGTGCACAGCTCGGCGCTGGTCTCGATCCCGCGCGCAGCGAATTTCGCGGCCATCGGATCGAAATTGGGAAAGGCGTAGAACCCGCCCTTGATCGGGTTCACCACTGCGCCCGCTTCGCTCAGCCGGGCGTGGACATGATCGGCGAGCGCCTTGAGGATCGCCCGGCTGCGGTCGAGATAGAGCTCCATCTCCGGGCCGCCTTCGAAGGCGGCGATCGCGGCGTGCTGTATGGGTGCGGAGACCGAGGTGTAGGTCTCGCTCGCCGCGGCGGCGACGGCCTTTCTGAGCCAGGCCAGCGATTTGGGAAAGGCGAAGAAGCCCAGCCGCCAGCCGCCCGCGCCGGCCCATTTCGAAATCCCGTCGGAAATGATCGTCCCGCCGCGGTAAAACCGCGCCATCGACGTGTGCCGGCCGTCGAACTGCACCCCGCCGTATATCTCGTCTGACAGAAGCAGCATGCGGCAGTCGCGCGCCACCTCGGCGACCTCGCGCAGATGCTCGACAGTGTAGGCGGTGCCGGTGGGGTTGCCGGGCGAATTGAGGATCAGAAGACGCGGGCGCATCGGATCGTCGCCGCACACCTTGTGAAGCGCCTTGGCGGTGACGCCCAGGCCGGTTTCAGGCTCGGTCGGAAGCCAGGTGATAGGCCGGCCCAGGATCTGCGCCTGGGGCGCATAACTCACCCAGCTGGGCGTCGGGATCACCAGATCGCCGTAATAGACCAGCTGGACCAGGAACATCAGCTCCTTCGTGCCCGGCCCGATCAGGATGTCCTCGGCGTCGAAATTGAGCCCCTGGGTGCGGTTGAGATATCCGCAGATCGCCTCGCGCAGCGCCCGGAGGCCCTGAACGGGCAGGTAATCCTTCTGATGGGTGTTCTCCGCCAGACGGCGCTGCATGATGTCGGGCACGGGGAAGGGCGACTGGCCCAGCCCGAGCTTCGACACCGCGCGGCCCTGCGCGATCAGCTCGGCGGAGCGCTCGTTGATCTCCAGCGTGGCCGAAAGACCGAGGCCGCGAATGTTCAGATTGAGCTGAACCGAGGGGCAGAACGCCTGAAGCTCGTCCTGCGGGGCGGGTGTGGGATCATCCATGGATCAGGTCTCGTCCGGCCGGGTCAGCCCGGAGGTGAACAACCGGGTGAGGTCCTCGAAAAACCGGTCCATGCTGAGCGGACGGGTGTCTTCGCCCGCCAGAAGCCGCTGATGCAGCACCGCCACAAGAACCGGAGCGTAAAGGAAAATCGCGCCGTGACGGACGCGTTCCGGATTGGACCCAGCTGGATCCACGCCCGGTCCGAGCCGCGCTTCGAGCGCGGTCAGCGACGGCTCCACGATCAGTTCGAGATAGGCCCTGGCCACCTCGCGGTCGTGAATGGACTCCACGAAGGCGAAGGCGTGCGCCTGGGCGAAGAAATCGCTGCGCGCGCCGTCCATGGCGAGCGCGCCATATTCCTTGACCGACGCCTCGAGCGTGGCGGCCGGCTCTGCGGAACGGGCGAGCCAGGCGCGTGCGCCCTCGGCGAAATGGCCGATGATGGCGATCACCACCCCGCGCCGGTCTGTGAAGTAGTGGCGCAAGGTGGGTTCGGACACGCCCGCCTTGATCGCGAACTGGCGCAGGCTCACCGGCGCGCTGCGCTCGGCGATGGCCGTGCGGGCGAGGATGTCGAGAAGTTCGCGTTTGCGATCCGTCGCCGGTCCGCGCGCCTCAGCCGTGCTGCTCATCGATCTCCAACGTCCCCATTGCGTGGACCGGCCCGGCTGCGCCCGCGCCGCCGACTCGATCCGTTCACCATAACCCCGTCCGCCGCAGACGGAAGCCGCGCGGCGGCGATCCGGTCCAGCCGTCCTGCGCGCCTGCGCAGGCCTCCGAACGCCTGCTCGCGCCCTGCGCCTTGATCAGACTTTGTACTATCGT carries:
- a CDS encoding peptidoglycan-binding protein, with product MVRVTQVSNAAAGVKAGLAALCLPVLLAGCDLIEQRGEQVYEACLYDTRYSHSSLDCRCYVDQVQEALDREDWRRYRDMAGQGFYSNSDRLRTSFHDERMGVFEQAARRCNLDLFQPEEDIVAPTPGYGPGYGDRDPLYGGRDDWWRPEPTREPAFGGWGRGGDRFPRGPWRYAIREGEPRPICIRGRGIGEGCMTREQAARLYNDGARYWLLRGDAELATVDLQRGTDWVDLPFAQQGDDARAIDDLDYDRGFVRYDASSVRRAMRYWNYSIDWGRPFGAQSALMAQRRLQAHMVQCESSPDGESLSRISRRGPEELGDVISLKLRQAALAALGYYSAEVDGRYGPATRDAVRGFQRELGYDETGSLSPRQTTLLVCHAAQTARDPHLQNALGIMYATGLGVARNPDLSLEWFETAARRDDADAYFNLALVYGTGAVLGSYRLCGLIENPERADAYLRDAAALGHPVAMRWRDHREFWDHPTAESRWIAISNRLEEAAAEGSGAFYLEWRSQIDVDRFSPTELACLEPERGTRREPL
- a CDS encoding DUF308 domain-containing protein, with the protein product MAASFETAETPIAKNTPQSRGAAIGLGVALLIVGVLAIIFPAVATVTLSLVIGAALVVYGLVQIIDGFRRRGSGDALPEALFGVLGVFAGVLILVSPGVGALSLTVVLAVYFAIDAITRTGFAFRGRSSGRRGWLIGGAILSALLALIILAGLPGSAAFVIGLLFGAHALFAGAVLLVTGFSGRAR
- a CDS encoding aminotransferase class I/II-fold pyridoxal phosphate-dependent enzyme, with the translated sequence MDDPTPAPQDELQAFCPSVQLNLNIRGLGLSATLEINERSAELIAQGRAVSKLGLGQSPFPVPDIMQRRLAENTHQKDYLPVQGLRALREAICGYLNRTQGLNFDAEDILIGPGTKELMFLVQLVYYGDLVIPTPSWVSYAPQAQILGRPITWLPTEPETGLGVTAKALHKVCGDDPMRPRLLILNSPGNPTGTAYTVEHLREVAEVARDCRMLLLSDEIYGGVQFDGRHTSMARFYRGGTIISDGISKWAGAGGWRLGFFAFPKSLAWLRKAVAAAASETYTSVSAPIQHAAIAAFEGGPEMELYLDRSRAILKALADHVHARLSEAGAVVNPIKGGFYAFPNFDPMAAKFAARGIETSAELCTRLLEETGVATLPGSAFGRPPHELSLRLAFVDFDGEAALSGLHQSQPLDEAFLRRHCPRVIEGIEAMARWAES
- a CDS encoding TetR/AcrR family transcriptional regulator, encoding MSSTAEARGPATDRKRELLDILARTAIAERSAPVSLRQFAIKAGVSEPTLRHYFTDRRGVVIAIIGHFAEGARAWLARSAEPAATLEASVKEYGALAMDGARSDFFAQAHAFAFVESIHDREVARAYLELIVEPSLTALEARLGPGVDPAGSNPERVRHGAIFLYAPVLVAVLHQRLLAGEDTRPLSMDRFFEDLTRLFTSGLTRPDET